The window CTGAAAGACTGCAGTGGGTTCCAAGAACGAAACCCTGGGATTCTGCCTTAACACCTCCTTCTGATGTTTGGTCTGTCTCTGAGACCTGATGAGAAGCATTACAGTTAACATTATCACATGAATGAATGCAAAGTTTGTTCATATTTCCAAATTCTGATTGGAAAAGAGATCTATAAGGATTCTTTTCAACATGAGTTTGTGTATGTCTTTTTAAGTGAGCTGCCTGTCTAAAAGACTTCCCACAAACATTACAGCCAAAAGGCCTTTGTCCAGTATGAATTAAATAGTGTCTTTGTAGTTTGGATACAGAAGGAAATACTTTCTCACATTTGTCACAAGGACATATCTTATGTCCAGTATGTATGTTTTCACTTGGAACTGAAAACCCACACTGAAGTACCTCACAGTTACTAAAGAATTCCTCACCTGGTGAACCACAGCTTGGTAAGTCCTTATTATTTACTGAATTATCCATGGTTAGCATGTTTTCTGTTGTAAGaataccttttaaattttttcccatGTTTTGGCTCTGGAATTGCCTTTGCCAAGAAAATGGCAAAGTCagtgctttcttctttttattgccaACTGTCTTATATGTTCCATTTTTGCCAAGAGAGCCCATAAATGTCCTTTGGGTCTGTTCAGAGTTCTGCTCACCAGAAAGATCACGATTTTTCAAGAAActgtttttaaatactttcttctcagattgaaatttatctaattttttacCTCTAGCACGTTTAAGCTTGTCCAGGATTTTTTTAAGAATTGTTTTATAGTTGTAGCTTCTTTTCAGTCTTTTTGGAATTTTGCCACCTCTGGCAGAAGGGAAACACTTGTGCTCATTGAGAATCTGCTCTGATTCAAAACACTCTTCACACTCTGGACATTGAAAAGGAACAATATAAATAGAGTGGACATCAAGTGGATTATTTTCCTCAGATTCATCCATATTGCCATTTTCAAAACCATCttgatttgaatttaatttattaGGCAGGGAGCACGATTCTGGACTCTTCACCTTTAATGAGAGAGTCTGAAAAGTCTTACTCCTTGTATGGATTTGTTTATGCTTCAGAAGTTTGCTTTGAATCTTAAATCCTTTTTGACAAAAACAACATTGAAAAGGTCTTTCTTCTGAATGAGTGAGTTGATGGATTTTTAAATGAGTTGACTGTCGGAAAGATTTACTACACAGGACACATTTAAAAGGCCTCTGACCAGTATGAGTAAGTATATGCCTATCAAGTTTTGACTGTGATGGAAACATCTTGCTACAGAGTGTACATGCATGAATACTCTTTCCTCTCTTCGTAGTGCTATATGTGGGATCAGACTTAGCGCATGGGTGTAATGCCCATCTCTCCTCTGTGGCAAAAGTATTATATGCTCCATACACTGGCTTTTCTTGCTTGGCCTCCAGCAATCTTCGTGTCTGTTTAACATCATTCTGATAGG is drawn from Nycticebus coucang isolate mNycCou1 chromosome 6, mNycCou1.pri, whole genome shotgun sequence and contains these coding sequences:
- the ZNF770 gene encoding zinc finger protein 770, which encodes MMAESSFDRLKIQQCVGANKLPRNRPYICNICFKHFETPSKLARHYLIHTGQKPFECDLCHKTFRQLVHLDRHQLTHNMPFKCNVCQRHFKNLKPFVKHQQLHNEPYQNDVKQTRRLLEAKQEKPVYGAYNTFATEERWALHPCAKSDPTYSTTKRGKSIHACTLCSKMFPSQSKLDRHILTHTGQRPFKCVLCSKSFRQSTHLKIHQLTHSEERPFQCCFCQKGFKIQSKLLKHKQIHTRSKTFQTLSLKVKSPESCSLPNKLNSNQDGFENGNMDESEENNPLDVHSIYIVPFQCPECEECFESEQILNEHKCFPSARGGKIPKRLKRSYNYKTILKKILDKLKRARGKKLDKFQSEKKVFKNSFLKNRDLSGEQNSEQTQRTFMGSLGKNGTYKTVGNKKKKALTLPFSWQRQFQSQNMGKNLKGILTTENMLTMDNSVNNKDLPSCGSPGEEFFSNCEVLQCGFSVPSENIHTGHKICPCDKCEKVFPSVSKLQRHYLIHTGQRPFGCNVCGKSFRQAAHLKRHTQTHVEKNPYRSLFQSEFGNMNKLCIHSCDNVNCNASHQVSETDQTSEGGVKAESQGFVLGTHCSLSEQSHHCYSYAGHQERTEDGLLYYCSVCSKSFRSPSKLERHYLIHAGQKPFECSVCGKTFRQAPHWKRHQLTHFKERPQKKVVLDSVV